The proteins below are encoded in one region of Macrococcus armenti:
- the yaaA gene encoding S4 domain-containing protein YaaA, whose amino-acid sequence MINIIELDKEITLGQFLKSEGIISTGGQAKWYLQDHPVVLNGEPENRRGKKLLQDDLLEVEGETYQITYKTTE is encoded by the coding sequence ATGATAAATATTATCGAACTTGATAAAGAGATTACATTAGGACAATTTCTAAAATCAGAAGGCATTATTTCTACAGGTGGGCAAGCGAAATGGTATTTGCAGGATCATCCTGTAGTTTTAAACGGGGAACCGGAAAATCGACGTGGTAAGAAGTTGCTTCAGGATGATTTACTGGAAGTTGAAGGTGAAACATATCAGATCACGTATAAAACGACAGAATGA
- a CDS encoding disulfide oxidoreductase codes for MRNTKLFYISWVIALVATLGSLYFSQIRHFIPCEMCWYQRILMYPLVIVSGFAAFVNAYYMKYMIMTFSIIGFCFSVYHYMEQKVPGFSTIKPCVGGVPCNTQYINYFGFITIPFLAGTAFLLITIAMLLVKKENAAE; via the coding sequence ATGAGAAATACAAAGCTATTTTATATTTCCTGGGTAATAGCACTTGTCGCAACTTTAGGGAGTTTATATTTCTCGCAGATTAGACATTTTATTCCTTGTGAAATGTGCTGGTATCAAAGAATTTTAATGTATCCATTAGTCATAGTTTCAGGATTTGCTGCATTTGTGAATGCATATTACATGAAATATATGATTATGACTTTTTCGATTATCGGTTTTTGTTTTTCTGTGTATCATTACATGGAACAAAAGGTTCCGGGATTTTCGACTATTAAGCCATGTGTAGGTGGGGTACCTTGTAATACTCAATATATAAATTACTTCGGTTTTATTACGATTCCGTTTTTAGCGGGAACGGCATTTTTATTAATTACAATTGCAATGTTGCTTGTGAAAAAAGAAAATGCAGCTGAATAA
- the budA gene encoding acetolactate decarboxylase, whose protein sequence is MNHLYQYSTMGALVGGLFEGTFKMSEVLKSGNYGIGTMDGLDGELVILEGKSYLIESTGNIREVDAEERTPFASMIEFKPTHTLNYKEVLNKEQMDEIILEEIQGMNYFHAVKITGKFKLIKARAVKKQKKPYPKLVEAVKEQGYFDYTDTTGTLFGFYTPHFIQGVGVGGYHVHYLSDDGKEGGHVFDYEIEDVSVEMALAEDLILRMPETETYRKNDLNNPDMLKDIEASE, encoded by the coding sequence ATGAATCATTTATATCAATATTCAACCATGGGTGCATTAGTTGGTGGTTTGTTCGAAGGTACGTTTAAGATGTCAGAAGTACTGAAATCAGGTAACTATGGTATTGGCACGATGGACGGTCTAGACGGAGAATTGGTTATTCTTGAAGGTAAGTCCTATCTCATAGAAAGTACTGGAAATATACGAGAGGTGGATGCTGAAGAGCGCACACCTTTTGCGAGCATGATTGAATTTAAACCTACACATACATTAAATTATAAAGAAGTATTAAATAAAGAACAGATGGATGAAATTATCCTAGAAGAAATACAAGGGATGAACTATTTCCATGCGGTTAAGATTACAGGTAAGTTTAAGCTTATCAAAGCACGTGCGGTAAAAAAGCAGAAGAAACCTTATCCGAAATTAGTAGAGGCAGTAAAAGAACAGGGATACTTTGACTATACAGACACTACTGGAACATTGTTTGGTTTCTATACACCACACTTCATTCAAGGAGTTGGTGTTGGTGGCTATCATGTCCATTATCTGAGTGATGATGGTAAAGAAGGTGGCCATGTATTTGATTATGAAATCGAAGATGTATCTGTAGAGATGGCATTAGCAGAAGATTTAATATTAAGGATGCCAGAAACAGAGACATATCGCAAGAATGACTTGAACAACCCTGACATGCTTAAAGATATAGAGGCAAGTGAATAA
- the gyrB gene encoding DNA topoisomerase (ATP-hydrolyzing) subunit B, translating to MNIVEQQNLDQYGADQIQVLEGLEAVRKRPGMYIGSTASKGLHHLVWEIVDNSIDEALAGYADHVEVTIEEDNWIKVTDNGRGIPVDIQKKMGRPAVEVILTVLHAGGKFGGGGYKVSGGLHGVGSSVVNALSSTLEVYVHKDGKIHHQAYHRGVPAFDLKVIGETDKSGTVIRFKADPEIFTETTVYEYEILQKRIRELAFLNKGIKLEIKDERNQDEIRHDVYHYEGGIKSYVELLNKSKEVLFPEPIYIHDNRDDVEVEISIQYNNGYSTNLLSYANNIHTYEGGTHEDGFKRALTRVINSYGVKNKLIKEADEKLSGDDVREGITAIVSIKHGDPQFEGQTKTKLGNTEVRQITDNLFAENFERFLLENPPIARIIVEKGIMASRARLAAKKAREVTRRKSGLEISSLPGKLADCSSKDPSISELYIVEGDSAGGSAKSGRDSKTQAILPLRGKILNVEKARLDRILGNNEIRSMITAMGTGIGGEFDISKARYHKIVIMTDADVDGAHIRTLLLTFFYRFMRPLLEAGYVYIAQPPLYKVEQGKKKYYVYNDRELEKLRNELPATPKWQLARYKGLGEMNADQLWETTMNPENRSMLQVTLSDAIEADEVFEMLMGDVVEHRRTFIEENAEYANVDA from the coding sequence GTGAACATAGTGGAACAACAAAATTTAGATCAGTATGGTGCCGACCAGATACAAGTACTGGAAGGATTAGAAGCGGTAAGAAAACGTCCTGGTATGTATATCGGTTCAACTGCTTCAAAGGGATTACACCATCTTGTATGGGAAATTGTTGATAATAGTATTGACGAAGCCCTTGCTGGATATGCCGACCATGTTGAAGTGACGATAGAAGAAGATAACTGGATAAAAGTTACGGATAATGGTCGTGGTATCCCGGTAGATATCCAGAAAAAAATGGGTCGTCCTGCGGTTGAAGTAATTTTAACTGTACTACATGCTGGTGGTAAATTTGGTGGCGGCGGATATAAAGTTTCAGGAGGACTGCATGGTGTTGGTTCTTCAGTCGTTAACGCCTTATCATCTACATTAGAAGTATATGTTCATAAAGATGGCAAAATTCATCATCAGGCTTATCACCGTGGTGTACCGGCATTCGATTTAAAGGTAATTGGAGAAACAGATAAGTCTGGAACGGTCATTCGTTTTAAAGCAGATCCTGAAATATTTACTGAAACAACAGTTTATGAATATGAAATTCTGCAAAAACGTATTAGAGAACTCGCTTTCTTAAATAAAGGTATTAAACTTGAAATTAAAGATGAGCGTAATCAGGATGAAATACGTCATGATGTATACCATTATGAAGGTGGTATTAAATCGTACGTAGAATTGTTAAATAAATCTAAAGAAGTGTTATTCCCTGAGCCTATTTATATTCATGATAACCGAGATGATGTTGAAGTAGAAATTTCGATTCAATACAATAATGGCTATTCAACGAATCTGCTGAGTTATGCAAATAACATTCATACATACGAAGGCGGTACGCATGAAGATGGATTTAAACGTGCCTTAACACGTGTTATTAATAGTTACGGTGTTAAAAACAAACTTATTAAAGAAGCGGATGAGAAATTATCTGGTGATGATGTTCGTGAAGGGATTACCGCAATTGTCTCAATTAAACACGGGGACCCTCAATTTGAAGGTCAGACGAAAACAAAGCTCGGAAATACAGAAGTACGTCAGATTACAGATAACTTGTTTGCAGAGAATTTTGAACGTTTCTTATTAGAAAATCCGCCAATCGCACGTATTATCGTTGAGAAAGGAATTATGGCATCGCGTGCACGTCTTGCAGCGAAAAAAGCACGTGAAGTGACGCGTCGTAAGTCAGGACTTGAAATTTCAAGTCTTCCGGGAAAACTTGCAGACTGTTCAAGTAAAGACCCTTCTATCAGTGAGTTATACATCGTTGAGGGAGATTCTGCCGGTGGTTCAGCAAAGTCAGGTCGTGATTCGAAGACACAGGCGATTTTACCATTACGCGGTAAAATACTAAACGTTGAGAAAGCAAGATTAGATCGCATACTTGGTAATAACGAGATTCGCTCTATGATTACTGCGATGGGAACAGGTATCGGTGGCGAGTTTGATATTTCAAAAGCACGCTACCATAAGATTGTTATCATGACCGATGCCGATGTAGATGGTGCGCATATTAGAACGTTGTTACTTACATTCTTCTATCGTTTTATGCGTCCATTGCTCGAGGCAGGTTATGTTTACATCGCACAACCCCCTTTATACAAAGTTGAGCAAGGTAAGAAGAAATACTATGTATATAATGATCGTGAATTAGAAAAATTAAGAAATGAATTGCCAGCGACACCGAAATGGCAACTTGCACGTTATAAAGGTTTAGGAGAAATGAATGCAGATCAGTTATGGGAGACAACAATGAATCCGGAAAATCGTTCGATGTTACAAGTGACATTAAGCGATGCAATCGAAGCGGATGAAGTGTTTGAAATGCTGATGGGTGACGTTGTTGAGCATCGTCGTACATTCATTGAAGAGAATGCAGAATACGCAAATGTTGATGCATAA
- the recF gene encoding DNA replication/repair protein RecF (All proteins in this family for which functions are known are DNA-binding proteins that assist the filamentation of RecA onto DNA for the initiation of recombination or recombinational repair.), translating into MKLKTLTLTHYRNYETAELNFNDEVNIFIGINAQGKTNLLEAIYCLAMAKSHRTSNDKELIGWGHEFSHIEGMLSYKHGTMPLSLSISKKGKKAKVNYLEQKRLTEYIGHMNVVLFAPEDLNLVKGSPQIRRRFIDMEIGQISAVYLNDLSNYQRLLKQKNHLLKQMKVSRSNDKTMLEVINEQFAQYAVKLTLRRKVFIEQLEALAIPIHKGITKDKERLSLRYNASLNYELTEQEMLEETIRILNAHMDKEIERTQSLYGPHRDDLSFKINDIDVQTYGSQGQQRTTALSVKLAEIELINQEIGEYPILLLDDVLSELDDYRQTHLLTTIQHKVQTFVTTTSVEGIEHETINRAKLFNVSEGQISTN; encoded by the coding sequence ATGAAATTAAAGACGTTAACGCTAACTCATTATCGAAATTATGAAACTGCTGAATTAAATTTTAATGATGAAGTAAATATTTTCATAGGCATCAATGCACAAGGAAAAACAAACTTACTTGAAGCTATTTATTGTCTTGCAATGGCTAAAAGTCACCGCACTTCAAATGACAAAGAACTGATAGGATGGGGACATGAATTTAGTCATATCGAAGGCATGCTGTCATACAAACATGGCACGATGCCGCTATCTTTATCCATCTCTAAAAAAGGCAAAAAAGCTAAAGTAAACTATTTAGAACAGAAACGATTAACAGAATATATAGGCCATATGAATGTTGTGCTCTTTGCACCTGAAGATTTAAATTTAGTTAAAGGGAGCCCACAAATAAGAAGAAGATTTATCGATATGGAAATCGGTCAGATATCTGCAGTTTATTTGAATGATTTGTCAAACTATCAGCGATTATTAAAACAGAAAAATCATTTATTAAAGCAAATGAAAGTATCGCGTAGCAATGATAAAACAATGCTTGAAGTCATCAATGAACAGTTTGCGCAATACGCAGTGAAACTAACATTGAGACGAAAGGTCTTTATCGAACAACTGGAAGCATTAGCAATACCGATTCATAAAGGTATTACTAAAGATAAAGAACGACTCTCATTACGCTATAATGCAAGCTTGAACTATGAATTAACTGAGCAGGAGATGCTTGAGGAGACGATTCGCATATTAAATGCACATATGGATAAGGAAATTGAAAGAACACAAAGTTTATATGGTCCTCACCGAGATGACTTAAGCTTTAAAATAAATGATATTGATGTACAGACCTATGGTTCGCAAGGTCAGCAGCGTACAACAGCATTATCTGTTAAATTAGCAGAAATTGAACTTATTAACCAGGAAATTGGAGAGTATCCGATTTTATTGCTGGATGATGTATTAAGTGAACTGGACGACTATAGACAGACGCATCTGTTAACAACAATACAGCATAAAGTTCAAACATTTGTGACGACAACGTCAGTAGAAGGTATTGAACATGAAACAATCAATAGAGCGAAATTATTCAACGTATCAGAAGGACAGATTTCGACTAACTAA
- the gyrA gene encoding DNA gyrase subunit A, with amino-acid sequence MALDHDSKLKEQNIVKEMKDSFLDYAMSVIVSRALPDVRDGMKPVHRRILYGMNNQGMTPDKPYKKSARIVGDVMGKYHPHGDSSIYEAMVRMAQDFSYRYMLVDGQGNFGSMDGDGAAAMRYTEARMSKIAMELMRDINKDTIDFTDNYDGNEREPVVLPSRFPNLLVNGASGIAVGMATNIPPHNLTEVINGVLELSKNPDISIPELMEFIQGPDFPTAGLILGRSGIRRAYETGRGSVIMRAKTLIETRPNGKETIIITEIPYQVNKARLVEKIAELARDKKVDGITDLRDETSLKEGVRIVIDVRRDANASVILNNLYKQTPLQTSFGVNMLALVNGKPQVLNIKQAIYHYLEHQKTVVRRRTAYNLKKAEDRAHILEGLRIALDHIDEIIALIRASKNDAEALQGLQEQFKLSERQAQAILDMRLRRLTGLERDKIEEEYQDLLKYIDELRAILADEERLLQIIRDELIEIRDKYGDARRTEIVAGGLEDLEDEDLIDEENIVITLSSNNYIKRLPASTYRAQHRGGRGVQGMNTLDEDFVSQMVTTSTHDNVLFFTNKGRVYKVKGYEIPELSRQSKGIPIVNVIELEKGESISTMIAVKDLNREDAFIVFATKEGLVKRSNLTHFSRINKNGKIAINFREDDELIAVRLTDGNKQLIIGTKHASLIRFDENTLRPLGRTATGVKGITLREGDEVIGLDVIESNDEHEVLIVTENGYGKRTKESEYRISNRGGKGIKTATITEKNGNLVCITTVKGDEDIMIVTDHGVIIRLDVTEFSQNGRSAQGVRLIRLDEGQFVATVAKVEKEEVMDADKEPGEVIAEQGADLTEVAKESIDETIEVEDGHMMGTVDVSEQNPLERSGFESIYNDSEE; translated from the coding sequence ATGGCTTTAGACCATGATTCAAAATTGAAGGAGCAAAATATAGTTAAAGAAATGAAAGATTCATTTCTTGATTATGCAATGAGTGTCATTGTATCGCGTGCATTACCAGATGTTCGTGACGGAATGAAACCCGTACATAGACGTATATTGTATGGTATGAACAATCAAGGGATGACACCTGATAAACCATATAAAAAGTCAGCACGTATCGTTGGGGATGTAATGGGTAAATATCACCCACATGGTGACTCATCAATATATGAAGCAATGGTACGTATGGCTCAGGACTTCAGTTATCGCTATATGTTAGTCGATGGTCAAGGAAACTTCGGCTCTATGGATGGTGACGGAGCTGCAGCGATGCGTTATACAGAAGCGCGTATGTCTAAAATTGCAATGGAATTAATGCGTGATATTAATAAAGACACGATTGATTTTACAGATAACTATGACGGTAATGAAAGAGAACCTGTAGTATTACCGTCAAGGTTCCCGAATTTACTCGTAAATGGTGCATCAGGTATCGCGGTTGGTATGGCGACAAATATTCCGCCACATAACTTAACCGAAGTCATTAATGGTGTATTAGAGCTCAGTAAAAATCCGGACATATCAATTCCGGAATTAATGGAATTTATTCAAGGACCGGACTTCCCGACTGCAGGTCTCATATTAGGACGCAGCGGTATTCGACGAGCATATGAGACAGGTCGTGGATCTGTTATCATGCGTGCAAAAACATTAATTGAAACACGTCCGAACGGTAAGGAAACAATTATTATTACTGAAATTCCTTATCAGGTGAATAAAGCGAGACTCGTTGAGAAAATTGCCGAACTTGCCCGTGATAAAAAAGTAGACGGCATTACGGATTTACGAGATGAAACGAGCTTGAAAGAAGGCGTTAGAATTGTTATTGATGTACGTCGCGATGCAAATGCGAGTGTCATCTTAAATAATTTATACAAGCAGACGCCGCTACAAACATCATTTGGAGTTAACATGCTCGCTTTAGTGAATGGTAAACCACAAGTTTTAAATATTAAACAAGCAATTTATCACTATTTAGAGCATCAGAAGACAGTTGTACGCAGAAGAACGGCTTACAACTTAAAGAAAGCGGAAGATCGTGCACATATTCTTGAAGGGTTAAGAATTGCGCTTGATCATATCGATGAGATTATTGCTTTAATCAGAGCTTCAAAGAACGATGCTGAAGCGTTACAAGGTTTACAGGAACAATTTAAACTATCTGAACGTCAGGCACAGGCAATTCTTGATATGCGTCTACGTCGATTAACTGGTTTAGAACGCGACAAGATTGAAGAAGAATACCAGGACTTATTAAAGTATATCGATGAATTACGTGCAATTTTGGCAGATGAAGAGAGACTTCTTCAAATTATTCGCGATGAACTTATTGAGATTCGTGATAAATATGGCGATGCGCGTCGTACTGAAATTGTAGCAGGTGGCTTAGAAGATCTTGAAGATGAAGATTTGATAGACGAAGAAAATATAGTTATTACATTAAGTAGCAATAACTATATTAAACGTTTACCTGCTTCAACTTATCGTGCACAGCATCGTGGAGGACGTGGTGTTCAGGGTATGAATACTCTGGACGAAGATTTCGTAAGCCAGATGGTTACGACATCAACACATGATAATGTGCTGTTCTTTACGAATAAAGGCCGTGTCTATAAAGTGAAAGGTTATGAAATTCCTGAACTTTCAAGACAATCTAAAGGAATTCCAATTGTAAATGTAATTGAGTTAGAAAAAGGCGAATCTATTAGTACGATGATAGCTGTAAAAGATTTAAATCGTGAAGATGCATTTATCGTCTTTGCTACGAAAGAAGGATTAGTTAAACGTTCTAATTTAACACACTTCTCTCGCATTAATAAAAATGGTAAGATTGCCATTAACTTCAGAGAAGATGATGAATTAATCGCTGTTCGTTTAACGGATGGTAACAAACAGCTGATTATCGGTACGAAACATGCTTCGCTTATCCGTTTCGATGAAAACACTTTACGCCCATTAGGCCGCACTGCAACTGGTGTTAAAGGAATTACACTTCGCGAAGGCGATGAAGTAATCGGTTTAGATGTTATTGAATCTAACGATGAACACGAAGTGCTGATAGTTACGGAGAATGGTTACGGTAAACGTACAAAAGAAAGTGAATACAGAATTTCTAACCGTGGTGGTAAAGGAATTAAGACGGCAACAATTACTGAGAAGAACGGTAACCTTGTATGTATTACGACCGTAAAAGGTGACGAAGACATTATGATCGTAACAGATCATGGCGTTATTATTCGACTGGATGTCACTGAGTTCTCTCAAAATGGTCGTTCAGCTCAAGGTGTAAGATTAATTCGACTGGATGAAGGACAATTTGTTGCTACTGTCGCTAAAGTGGAAAAAGAAGAAGTGATGGATGCGGATAAAGAACCAGGAGAAGTTATTGCAGAACAAGGTGCAGATTTGACTGAAGTAGCCAAAGAATCGATTGATGAAACTATAGAGGTTGAAGATGGTCATATGATGGGAACCGTTGATGTGTCAGAGCAAAATCCATTGGAACGTTCTGGATTTGAATCAATATATAATGACAGTGAAGAATAA
- the alsS gene encoding acetolactate synthase AlsS, with translation MKKSGGDLFVDTLINHGVTHVFGIPGAKIDKAFDVLEDRGPKIIVTRHEQNAAMIAQGIGRITGKPGVVLVTSGPGVTNLTTGLITANSESDPIVAIGGNVRREDSLKRTHQSLDNAGLMKHVTKYSVEAQDAKSISEAVTNAFRESVEGRKGAAFVSIPQDVISDDNIEGEAIKVKEAPVHGPAPVHEIDALVERIKSAKLPVLLLGMRASSEACTASIRELLSKTPMPVVETFQGSGILSRELEHNFYGRIGLFRNQPGDELLKQADLVITVGYDPIEYDPFIWNAENEKTIIHIDEVQSDIDNNYAPVTELIGNTPLTIQRLNEKLQKDDVELDDTTKEILEKIQTLIEKKYELPENYKDSEKVNPRHIVKAVRDIIDDETTVTVDVGSLYIYMARYFRSYAPRHLLFSNGMQTLGVALPWAIAASIARPGKKVVSMAGDGGFLFSGQELITAVEMKAPIVQLIWNDGYYDMVKFQQEGKYGKGAAVRLHPVDYVKYAESMGAKGYRVNHASELEEILEKAMQEEGPVVVDIPVDYSNNSKLMAELLPDSTN, from the coding sequence ATGAAAAAATCTGGTGGAGATTTATTTGTTGATACTCTAATTAATCATGGAGTAACTCATGTTTTTGGTATTCCAGGAGCTAAAATTGATAAAGCATTTGATGTACTCGAAGATAGAGGACCGAAAATTATTGTGACACGCCATGAACAAAATGCGGCTATGATTGCACAAGGTATAGGGCGTATTACTGGTAAACCTGGTGTTGTTCTTGTGACAAGCGGGCCAGGAGTAACGAACTTAACTACTGGACTGATTACTGCAAATTCAGAAAGTGATCCGATTGTAGCCATTGGTGGTAACGTAAGACGAGAAGATAGTTTAAAACGTACACATCAATCACTTGATAATGCTGGATTAATGAAGCACGTTACGAAATATTCTGTAGAAGCTCAAGATGCAAAAAGTATTTCTGAGGCAGTGACGAATGCATTTCGTGAGAGTGTCGAAGGCCGCAAAGGTGCAGCATTTGTAAGCATTCCTCAAGATGTTATTTCTGATGATAATATAGAGGGTGAAGCTATTAAAGTAAAAGAAGCTCCAGTCCATGGACCTGCACCAGTTCACGAAATTGATGCGTTGGTTGAACGTATTAAATCAGCAAAATTGCCTGTACTTCTTTTAGGAATGAGAGCTTCTTCTGAAGCATGTACAGCATCCATTCGCGAATTACTCTCAAAAACGCCGATGCCAGTTGTAGAAACGTTCCAGGGTTCTGGTATTCTATCTCGTGAATTAGAACATAATTTCTATGGGAGAATAGGTTTATTCCGCAATCAACCTGGAGATGAATTATTAAAACAAGCTGACTTAGTGATCACCGTTGGATATGACCCTATTGAATATGATCCATTCATCTGGAATGCAGAAAATGAAAAAACAATCATTCACATTGATGAAGTACAAAGTGATATTGATAACAACTATGCACCAGTCACTGAATTGATTGGTAATACACCTTTAACAATTCAACGTTTGAATGAAAAACTTCAAAAAGATGATGTCGAATTAGATGACACAACTAAAGAAATATTAGAAAAAATTCAAACGTTAATTGAAAAAAAATATGAGCTTCCTGAAAACTATAAAGACAGTGAAAAAGTTAATCCTAGACATATTGTTAAAGCAGTACGCGATATAATTGATGATGAAACAACTGTTACTGTAGATGTAGGTTCACTCTATATCTATATGGCACGTTATTTCAGAAGTTATGCGCCAAGACATCTGCTCTTTTCAAATGGAATGCAGACGTTAGGTGTTGCTCTACCTTGGGCTATTGCCGCGTCTATTGCACGTCCTGGTAAAAAAGTAGTTTCGATGGCAGGAGATGGTGGTTTTTTATTCTCAGGACAAGAATTAATAACAGCAGTTGAAATGAAAGCCCCGATCGTACAATTAATCTGGAACGATGGCTACTATGATATGGTTAAATTCCAGCAAGAAGGTAAATACGGCAAAGGTGCAGCCGTTAGATTGCACCCAGTGGATTATGTGAAATATGCTGAATCTATGGGTGCTAAAGGATATCGTGTGAACCATGCTAGTGAATTAGAAGAAATTCTAGAAAAAGCAATGCAAGAAGAAGGACCAGTTGTAGTAGATATTCCTGTAGATTACAGCAATAACTCTAAATTAATGGCAGAGCTTTTGCCTGATAGCACAAACTAA